The Alicyclobacillus macrosporangiidus CPP55 genome segment CGATGGGCGCGGTGCTCAACGGCATGACGCTCCACGGCGGGGTGATGCCGTACGCAGGAACGTTCCTCGTCTTCTCCGACTACCTGCGCCCGGCGCTGCGCCTGGCGGCGCTGATGAAGCAGCCGGTGATCCACATCTTCACCCACGACAGCGTGGCGGTGGGCGAGGACGGGCCGACGCACGAGCCGATTGAGCAGCTGGCGTCGCTGCGCGCGATCCCGGGCTTCAAGGTGTTCCGCCCGGCGGATGCGACAGAGACGGGGCTCGCGTTCCGGTACGCGCTGGAGCACCGGGACGGGCCGGTGGCCCTCGCCCTGACGCGCCAGAAGGTGCCGGTGCTGCAGGAGGTCAAGGAGCGCGCGGCGCTGTTTCCCCGCGGCGGTTACGTCCTGTTCCAGGAAGGAGGCGGTGATCGCCTGATTTTGATGGCCAGCGGGTCGGAGGTCCAGTTGGCTCTGGGCGCCGCGCGGCGCCTGGCGGCCGAGGGCGTTGCGGTGCGGGTGGTCAACATGACCTGCATGGAGCTGTTCGACGCCCAGGACGAGGCGTACAAGGAGAGCGTCCTGCCGAGCGCGGTCACCCGTCGGCTGGCCATCGAGATGGCGCACCCGATGCCGTGGTACAAGTACGTCGGCCGGGAGGGGCGGATCCTCGGGATCGATCACTTCGGCGCCTCGGCTCCGGGCGATGTGGTGGTGGAGAAGTTCGGCTTTACGCTGGACAATGTGCTGGCAGTGGCCCGGGCGATGGTGTGAGCGCAGAACCCCGTTCCGCCATCCACTGCACCGGGGGCCCGACAGCCATGCGTCATGGTTTGCCGCCGGGCGCCACGTCGGTTTTGCCGAGCGCGTGAAGCAATTCATGGGCTTGGAGCGCGGTCCAGATGGACGTGATCTGTTGCAGATCGCGCAGGGAGAGTCCGAGCAGCTGTTCGATGTGCCGGATGCGGTAAAGCAGCGTGTTGCGGTGCATGTAGAGGACGCGGCTGGCCTGGGAGGCGTTCTGGTCACAGCTGAGGTAGACCCACAAGGTATCCAGCAGGTGCCGGTGATCCGGCTCAAGCAGCGGCCCGAGCGTACCCTGGACCAGCCGCAACAGGTCCGCCTCCGGGAGGTTGGCGAGCATGTGGAGCATCGGGGGGCTCAGCCGGCTGGAGATGAGCCCGTCCTGGCCAAATCGCTCGGCATAACGGAGGACCACTTCCTCCTCCCGCAGGGTGGGGCCAAGGTCGTGTTCGTCGCGCGCCCACGATACGTACGTCCGGACAGGGAGGCGTGCAGACAGCGTACGTTCCGCGTAGGCATACCACGCGTCCAGCCAGTCATTGGCCAGATGCTGGCCGGTCACGCCATCCACGAGAACCTTTTGCACCTTTTCCCCGCGGCGTTCGGCTTCCGTCGCAGCCCACTCCGAGAGTTCCGTCAAGATCAGCGCGAGCCGCAGGGAATAGAGGGACCACGTGGTCTCGTCCATCACCCGGTGAAGTGGCGCTGAAGACCGAATCGTCCCGTATACCGTGTTTTGATCGGTGATCTCGTAACGATGCCAGTGGTCCTCGGGGATCTCCACGTCGCCGTTTGCCACAATCCTCCGGACCAACACCCCGTGCGCGTCCTCGAGCGTGAAAGAGTGATCGGGTGCCATTCGATGAAGCTCAGACAGATGGCGATCCAGTTGTTGCAGCAGCCATCGCCCACGCCGAGCGGCGTGCAGTGATTCTGCGGTGAAATGGTTGGCAGCCGGGTCAATCTGTTGCGCATCGGTGCGGGCGAAGTGAATATGCCCCCTGCGGTTCCTCGGTTTCAACCGAAATCACCTCCGCGTCAGCGTGGAGCTCGGTCACGCGGCGATGGGAACCGGTCTGGAACCGTGCCTCAACTTGTGCGGGTGCACAAATCCGGTAGTTCAATCTGACAAATCAGAAGATTCCTCATTGAAGCCTCCGGTTCGGCCGCCGTATGCTCATCCATGTAAACCCTTACATCCTCCTTTTACTTTACCACACCGTGACAAGATGTGAACCCGGGGGGTGAGCGGCTGATCAGACGCGTCCAAATTCTGCGGTCTGCGAGGGACCTTTGAGCTGGGAAAACCGTGAGGAGGGATGAAAGATGCCGGGAAATCGCGCGGTCGTGTACAAAGGGCCGGGCCGAGTGGCGGTCGAGACCATCGATTATCCGGAGCTGGTGCTGAAGGACGGGCCGGGCGTCAATCCGCTGAACGTCGGGCGCAAGTGTGAGCACGGCGTGATTCTCAGGGTCGTATCGACGAACATCTGCGGCAGCGATCAACACATGGTCCGCGGGCGGACCACCGCGCCCGAAGGTCTGGTGCTCGGTCACGAGATCACGGGCGAGGTGATTGAGGTCGGCCGCGATGTGGAGTTCATCAAAAAGGGAGACCTCGTTTCCGTTCCCTTCAACATCGCCTGCGGGCGGTGCCGGAACTGCAAGGAAGGCAACACGCACATCTGCCTGAATGTCAATCCCGATCGTCCCGGTTCCGCCTATGGATACGTGGATATGGGGGGCTGGGTCGGCGGTCAGGCGGAGTACGTGATGGTGCCATACGCCGACTTTCAATTGCTGAAGTTCCCGGACAAGGACCAGGCGATGGAGAAGATCCTCGACCTCACCATGCTGTCGGACATCTTCCCGACCGGGTATCACGGGGCGTACAGCGCCGGGGTGACCACCGGATCGACGGTGTACGTCGCAGGCGCCGGTCCGGTCGGCCTGGCGGCAGCACACGCGGCGCAACTGCTGGGCGCGTCCGTGGTCATCGTGGGCGACCTGAACCCGGCGCGCTTGGAGCAGGCCCGGAGTTTCGGCTGCGAGACCATCGATCTCAGCCAACACGACGACGTGGGCGAGATGATTGAACAGATCCTCGGCGTGCCGGAAGTGGATTGCGCCGTCGACTGCGTGGGCTTCGAGGCGCACGGTCACGGCCGCAACCACCAGGAGGAACCCGCGACGGTGCTCAACACCATCATGCAGGTCACTCGGGCCGGCGGACGCTTGGGGATTCCAGGACTGTACGTGACGGGCGATCCCGGCGCCAAGGACGAGGAGGCGAAGATCGGGTCCCTGCGCATCCGCATCGGACTCGGCTGGGCCAAGGCCCACTCCTTCGTCACGGGTCAGACGCCGGTCATGCGCTACCACCGCCAGCTCATGAACATGATCCTGAGCGGAAGGGCGCAGATCGCGAAGGCGGTCAATGCGACCGTGATCGACCTGGACGACGCCCCGCGCGGTTATGCAGATTTCGATCGCGGCGTGGCGAGAAAGTTCGTCCTCGACCCCCACGGTTTGGTGCGCAAACACCATCCGGAGCGCTTCCTGGCCTTCAGCCAGATGTGACTCGGCGGGGGCGGTGACAGGATGGACACGTCGCCTTCCCTGTTGAAGCGCGGTGTGGCGGAGCTGATTGGA includes the following:
- a CDS encoding PucR family transcriptional regulator, with amino-acid sequence MKPRNRRGHIHFARTDAQQIDPAANHFTAESLHAARRGRWLLQQLDRHLSELHRMAPDHSFTLEDAHGVLVRRIVANGDVEIPEDHWHRYEITDQNTVYGTIRSSAPLHRVMDETTWSLYSLRLALILTELSEWAATEAERRGEKVQKVLVDGVTGQHLANDWLDAWYAYAERTLSARLPVRTYVSWARDEHDLGPTLREEEVVLRYAERFGQDGLISSRLSPPMLHMLANLPEADLLRLVQGTLGPLLEPDHRHLLDTLWVYLSCDQNASQASRVLYMHRNTLLYRIRHIEQLLGLSLRDLQQITSIWTALQAHELLHALGKTDVAPGGKP
- the fdhA gene encoding formaldehyde dehydrogenase, glutathione-independent is translated as MPGNRAVVYKGPGRVAVETIDYPELVLKDGPGVNPLNVGRKCEHGVILRVVSTNICGSDQHMVRGRTTAPEGLVLGHEITGEVIEVGRDVEFIKKGDLVSVPFNIACGRCRNCKEGNTHICLNVNPDRPGSAYGYVDMGGWVGGQAEYVMVPYADFQLLKFPDKDQAMEKILDLTMLSDIFPTGYHGAYSAGVTTGSTVYVAGAGPVGLAAAHAAQLLGASVVIVGDLNPARLEQARSFGCETIDLSQHDDVGEMIEQILGVPEVDCAVDCVGFEAHGHGRNHQEEPATVLNTIMQVTRAGGRLGIPGLYVTGDPGAKDEEAKIGSLRIRIGLGWAKAHSFVTGQTPVMRYHRQLMNMILSGRAQIAKAVNATVIDLDDAPRGYADFDRGVARKFVLDPHGLVRKHHPERFLAFSQM